In Primulina huaijiensis isolate GDHJ02 chromosome 16, ASM1229523v2, whole genome shotgun sequence, a single genomic region encodes these proteins:
- the LOC140961717 gene encoding uncharacterized protein — protein MEDNPRDWHQMLSKTLWAYRTSKKSTTGLSSFTLTYGNDVVLSMEVVIPSLRVMKQNELEPELYTYAIIMELEDLDELRMQTYNTSMFQKAKVARNYNKRVNKNVFEE, from the coding sequence ATGGAAGATAACCCTCGAGATTGGCACCAAATGCTGTCAAAAACCTTGTGGGCTTATCGGACGTCAAAGAAAAGTACTACTGGTTTAAGTTCTTTCACCTTGACTTATGGAAATGATGTAGTGTTGTCTATGGAAGTGGTGATTCCTTCTTTGAGAGTGATGAAACAAAATGAGTTGGAGCCAGAGCTTTATACATATGCAATAATCATGGAACTTGAAGATTTGGATGAGCTAAGAATGCAAACATATAATACTTCAATGTTTCAGAAAGCCAAGGTAGCCAGAAATTACAATAAACGTGTTAATAAGAATGTGTTCGAGGAATAA